The window TTCGTCGGCATCATCATGCTGGTCGGCATCGTGAAGAAAAACGCCATCATGATGATCGACTTCGCGATCGTCGCCCAGCGCGAGGGCAAATCCCCCCGCGAGGCGATCTTCCAGGGATGTCTCCTCCGCTTCCGCCCGATCATGATGACGACGATGGCGGCGCTCATGGCGACGCTGCCGATCGCGGTCGGCGTCGGGGCGGGCAGCGACGCCCGGCGGACGCTGGGCCTCTCGGTGGTGGGCGGGCTCATCCTCTCCCAGCTCCTGACGCTCTACATCACGCCCGTGATCTATCTCCAGCTCGAGAGCCTGCGCGAGCGCGTGGGCGGCTGGCGGGATCTGTGGCGGCGGATGCGCCCGGCGGGGCCGGGAGCGTTGCAGCTGCCCTCCTCGGGCGCCGCGGGCAAGTAGCCCGCGGCCGGGAAGGGGAACGAAGAGCTACTGGACCGGGGCTTTGGGCGCGACCGACACGCCGACGGCGCCGGTCTTGTGGATCGCCTGGGCGACCAGCCCCGAGGCCTTTGCCTCCTCGACGAAGCCGCGAAGATACGTCACGCCGGCGTCACGTCCCTTCGGGACGCCCATGGCCTGCTGGACCGCCATGAACTGGCCATCGAGGATGCGCGATCCGGGCAGCTTCGCGGCGGGCGCGATGAGCGCCTGCCTCAACCCGGCGAGCGCTTCCACCTGTCCCGCTACCAGCAGG is drawn from Candidatus Methylomirabilota bacterium and contains these coding sequences:
- a CDS encoding ABC transporter substrate-binding protein, with the translated sequence LLVAGQVEALAGLRQALIAPAAKLPGSRILDGQFMAVQQAMGVPKGRDAGVTYLRGFVEEAKASGLVAQAIHKTGAVGVSVAPKAPVQ